In a single window of the Portunus trituberculatus isolate SZX2019 chromosome 9, ASM1759143v1, whole genome shotgun sequence genome:
- the LOC123501465 gene encoding LOW QUALITY PROTEIN: 2-oxoglutarate-dependent dioxygenase tropC-like (The sequence of the model RefSeq protein was modified relative to this genomic sequence to represent the inferred CDS: inserted 1 base in 1 codon) — protein MDLRCDTTAASQPSSPTYRLRNDWWAGWAVGHDSEKVLPVIDLGLAKGPTRSALVEQLRDALTTVGFIYLXGVEGFDEVELLRLTKWFYSLPMEKKMAISKKSFNPQSSYEYRGFFPVIPGAVSHKEAFEIGPRKEEWTKMPDDSVAARIFCEGNQWPEEDTEMGKHFKVWMENYHYNMTEASIEILRLIAEGFGAPSDFYTPIFIPMSNSLSTLRLIHYPARPNPPESARDGDYVIQTAEHHDSTMVTLLATFQEYPGLQVRWWKDNSIIDVPHKPGHLVMNIGDLLSHTTGGKLKATKHRVVDTCGDRFSVPFFLEPRFDANVNVALPGETLQDPTTKNYGPWLFEKISKWAEYKDLVRRLSETERAVVKDGQSM, from the exons atggacctaCGTTGTGACACAACAGCTGCGTCTCAGCCTTCATCCCCCACCTACAGGCTGAGAAATGACTGGTGGGCTGGCTGGGCGGTTGGGCAT GATAGCGAGAAGGTTCTACCAGTGATCGACCTCGGGCTGGCGAAGGGGCCCACGCGGAGTGCCCTGGTGGAGCAGCTGCGGGACGCCCTTACCACGGTGGGCTTCATCTACC AAGGCGTGGAGGGCTTCGACGAGGTGGAGCTGCTCAGACTCACTAAATGGTTCTACAG TCTGccgatggagaagaaaatggcCATCTCCAAGAAGTCCTTCAATCCTCAGAGCAGTTACGAGTACCGAGGATTCTTCCCTGTTATCCCCGGAGCTGTGTCTCATAAGGaag CCTTTGAAATCGGGCCACGGAAGGAGGAGTGGACCAAGATGCCAGATGACTCCGTTGCGGCTAGAATTTTCTGTGAGGGTAACCAGTGGCCAGAGGAAGACACGGAGATGGGGAAACACTTCAAG GTTTGGATGGaaaactaccactacaacatgACGGAGGCTTCAATTGAAATCCTTCGTCTCATTGCGGAGGGTTTCGGGGCTCCTAGTGACTTCTACACACCGATCTTCATCCCCATGAGCAACAGTCTGTCCACCCTGCGCCTCATTCACTACCCAGCCCGCCCCAACCCTCCGGAGAGTGCCCGTGACGGTGACTATG TCATTCAAACCGCTGAACATCACGACTCAACCATGGTAACGCTCCTGGCCACCTTCCAGGAGTACCCAGGTTTGCAGGTGCGCTGGTGGAAGGACAACTCTATCATTGACGTGCCTCACAAACCAGGCCACCTCGTCATGAACATTGGGGACCTTCTCTCGCACACCACGGGAGGCAAGCTCAAAGCCACCAAGCACCGAGTTGTGGATACCTGTGGCGATAG GTTCTCCGTTCCGTTCTTCCTGGAGCCTCGATTTGATGCCAACGTGAACGTGGCCCTGCCTGGGGAGACCCTTCAAGACCCCACCACCAAGAATTACGGGCCCTGGTTGTTTGAGAAGATATCCAAGTGGGCAGAGTACAAGGACTTGGTTAGAAGGCTGAGTGAGACGGAGAGGGCAGTGGTGAAGGATGGCCAGAGTATGTAA